The following proteins are co-located in the Marinomonas profundi genome:
- a CDS encoding PAS domain-containing hybrid sensor histidine kinase/response regulator, protein MTVFWILLAILYVLGLFWIAIWGDKESPTAKKLTRHPLVYSLSLAIYCTAWTFYGSIGEASRSGWSYLPILLGPILLYLFAFPLLRKMITVSHKQNITSIADFISSRYGKRPMTAPLVILIGMLAVIPYIALQLKAIGSNFALFVNQDESSTGLVVLIATILIGVFAMLFGTRKVEVTEYRSGMMLAIGAESLFKLIAIVAVGLVAIIMTKELDMDELGHNVDFSVWNPEQFLSFPFLMQTFMSAAAVICLPRQFHVTVVDHQNHQQSNTARWLFPLYLLIFAAIIPPIAIAGQSLFSADINPDTYVIQFALVSDNLPLQMLIFLGGMSATTAMIIIATFALSIMISNDVILPLMLARASAQQQALPLYRRRLLIIRRLAMVGILALSFLYYQKMANNESLTGTGILAFSLVLQLMPAVFGGLYWKRAHAHGVYAGLILGFLSWMLLMMLPLTGNMDWALYSAQSRSELISYGAFISLLANIFGYVVGSLLSTERLIDRIQATAFVSPTTELEKGFFKPKSKASNGDFCVLLETFLGKQKSQQVLLNFEQDYNQTISSNASPNRLFVDYCERILGGVLGGSSARTIINSILVDKQIKVEEMVTYLDETTQAIQFSQNLLFVSMDNLDQGISVVDKDLRIVAWNKTYLSLYPYPEGILTVGLPVEELIRFNAERGECGVGDIEELVSKRLEHLKKGTTHRFLRRRASGRVIEMVGNPLPDGGFVTSFTDVTEHIESQQALKEANIDLEKRVEARTEEVQGVNQELMQEIERRNQAEKALISAKAEAEQANASKTEFLALASHDILQPLNAAKLYMGILQSSELPNDTNQVIDKLSDSLESTEALISTLLEIARLDQGAIQPRLVDCNLLDILAPIVAEFGVIAESKNIRLTTHLRSFRVHTDPIYLRRIIQNFVSNAVKYTQKGRVLLSVRPRSGVVYLQVWDTGVGIPANEQKKIFDDFYRWENTQEPGMGLGLGLVRRMQKQLGLATEIHSTPGKGSCFSIGIPLAQSNVVTDIQAPQVTKAPQEKLAHCYVWCIDDEKNNLIAMNTLLSHWQCDCRTFKRFDDALQAEGEAELLLVDYHLDDNKDGLSLIKALRKRAGKNIPAVLITALRDPELVEQCKRQQITYMAKPAKPAKLRALIQHIHQLRENAK, encoded by the coding sequence ATGACTGTTTTCTGGATTCTGTTAGCCATTCTTTATGTTCTGGGTCTATTCTGGATTGCCATCTGGGGCGATAAAGAAAGCCCAACAGCGAAAAAACTGACTCGTCACCCGTTAGTTTACAGCTTGTCATTGGCTATTTATTGTACCGCATGGACATTTTACGGCTCAATTGGCGAAGCGTCTCGCTCTGGCTGGAGCTACTTACCCATTCTGTTGGGCCCCATTTTATTGTATCTATTCGCTTTTCCACTATTGCGTAAAATGATCACTGTTAGTCACAAACAAAACATCACTTCCATCGCTGACTTTATCTCCTCGCGCTATGGCAAACGCCCGATGACAGCACCGCTGGTCATATTAATAGGCATGCTGGCGGTGATCCCATACATCGCCTTACAACTGAAAGCCATTGGCTCTAACTTCGCTTTGTTTGTCAATCAGGATGAATCCTCGACCGGACTTGTTGTATTGATTGCGACCATTTTGATCGGGGTGTTTGCCATGTTGTTTGGCACCCGAAAAGTAGAAGTCACTGAATACCGTTCAGGCATGATGCTGGCCATTGGCGCCGAATCCTTATTCAAACTCATTGCGATTGTCGCGGTTGGTTTGGTGGCAATCATCATGACAAAAGAACTTGATATGGATGAGCTTGGGCACAATGTAGATTTTTCCGTCTGGAATCCTGAGCAGTTTTTATCGTTTCCTTTTCTTATGCAAACCTTTATGTCCGCGGCAGCGGTAATTTGCTTACCGCGTCAATTTCATGTCACCGTGGTAGACCATCAAAATCACCAACAATCCAATACCGCTCGCTGGCTATTTCCTTTGTATTTGTTGATTTTCGCCGCGATTATTCCGCCCATTGCTATTGCGGGGCAAAGCCTTTTCTCTGCCGACATCAATCCAGACACCTATGTCATTCAATTCGCCCTAGTGTCGGATAATTTGCCCTTACAAATGCTCATCTTCCTTGGCGGCATGTCCGCCACTACTGCCATGATTATCATTGCAACCTTTGCCCTAAGCATCATGATCAGTAACGATGTGATCTTGCCGCTCATGTTGGCACGCGCCAGCGCTCAGCAACAAGCCCTGCCGCTCTACCGACGGCGCCTATTAATCATACGTCGCTTGGCCATGGTCGGGATTCTGGCCTTATCATTTTTGTATTACCAAAAAATGGCCAACAATGAATCATTAACGGGGACGGGGATTCTGGCGTTTTCCTTAGTCTTGCAACTCATGCCGGCGGTATTTGGTGGTTTATACTGGAAACGTGCCCACGCTCATGGTGTGTATGCCGGGTTAATTCTGGGCTTTTTGTCCTGGATGCTCTTAATGATGTTGCCGCTAACAGGCAATATGGATTGGGCATTATACAGCGCCCAATCGCGCTCCGAATTAATCAGCTACGGCGCGTTCATCAGTTTACTGGCCAATATTTTTGGTTACGTTGTCGGCTCCTTATTGTCAACTGAGCGCCTGATTGACCGCATTCAAGCCACCGCCTTTGTTAGCCCCACAACAGAGCTGGAAAAAGGTTTTTTCAAACCCAAAAGTAAAGCCTCCAACGGCGATTTTTGTGTGCTATTAGAAACCTTTCTAGGTAAACAAAAGAGCCAGCAAGTCTTATTGAACTTTGAACAAGATTACAATCAAACAATTTCATCGAACGCCTCACCCAATCGTTTGTTTGTCGACTACTGCGAACGCATTTTAGGCGGCGTATTAGGTGGTTCATCGGCTCGCACCATCATTAATTCCATCTTGGTTGACAAACAAATCAAGGTAGAAGAAATGGTCACCTATTTGGATGAAACCACCCAAGCCATCCAGTTCAGTCAAAATTTATTATTCGTTTCCATGGACAATTTGGACCAAGGTATTAGCGTGGTGGATAAAGACTTGCGCATTGTCGCTTGGAACAAAACTTACCTGTCGCTCTACCCCTACCCAGAAGGCATATTGACCGTTGGTCTGCCCGTCGAAGAGCTGATTCGCTTTAATGCCGAGCGCGGCGAATGTGGTGTCGGTGACATAGAAGAGCTGGTCAGTAAACGCTTAGAACACCTTAAAAAAGGCACCACCCATCGCTTCCTGCGTCGTAGGGCCAGTGGCCGCGTCATTGAAATGGTCGGTAATCCTTTGCCTGATGGCGGCTTTGTGACCAGTTTCACCGATGTCACCGAGCACATTGAAAGCCAACAAGCCTTAAAAGAAGCCAACATAGACTTAGAGAAGCGTGTCGAGGCGCGCACCGAAGAAGTCCAAGGCGTCAATCAAGAATTGATGCAAGAGATAGAACGCCGTAATCAAGCCGAAAAAGCACTAATCAGCGCCAAAGCCGAAGCCGAACAAGCGAACGCGTCTAAGACTGAATTTCTCGCCCTAGCCAGCCATGATATTCTGCAGCCTTTGAACGCCGCTAAGCTTTATATGGGGATATTACAGTCTTCCGAATTACCCAATGACACCAACCAAGTCATTGACAAGCTCTCTGACTCACTGGAGTCCACCGAAGCCCTTATTTCGACCTTGCTAGAAATTGCACGTTTAGATCAAGGCGCGATTCAACCCAGATTAGTCGATTGTAATCTGCTCGACATTCTCGCGCCCATTGTGGCGGAGTTTGGCGTTATCGCCGAAAGCAAAAACATTCGTTTAACCACCCATTTACGCTCTTTTAGAGTGCATACAGACCCTATTTATTTGCGTCGAATTATCCAGAACTTCGTCTCCAATGCGGTGAAATACACGCAAAAAGGCCGCGTCTTATTAAGCGTCAGACCGCGTTCTGGTGTGGTGTATTTGCAAGTTTGGGACACGGGCGTCGGCATTCCTGCAAACGAACAAAAGAAAATATTCGATGATTTTTATCGCTGGGAAAACACGCAAGAACCCGGCATGGGATTAGGCTTAGGCTTGGTTCGTCGTATGCAGAAGCAACTGGGCTTAGCCACCGAAATCCATTCTACACCAGGCAAAGGCAGCTGTTTTAGCATTGGTATTCCCTTGGCACAAAGTAATGTAGTGACCGACATACAAGCCCCCCAAGTCACCAAGGCGCCCCAAGAAAAATTAGCCCATTGTTATGTTTGGTGTATTGATGATGAGAAAAACAACCTGATTGCCATGAACACGCTACTCAGTCATTGGCAATGCGATTGCCGCACCTTTAAACGCTTCGATGATGCGTTGCAAGCAGAAGGAGAGGCAGAGTTGCTCTTAGTGGATTATCATCTTGACGACAACAAAGACGGCTTGTCTTTGATTAAGGCGTTAAGAAAGCGGGCGGGCAAAAACATTCCAGCGGTATTAATCACCGCCCTGCGGGACCCAGAATTAGTCGAACAGTGCAAACGTCAGCAGATTACCTACATGGCAAAACCCGCAAAGCCCGCAAAACTACGGGCTTTGATTCAGCACATTCATCAATTAAGAGAAAACGCAAAATAA
- a CDS encoding TetR family transcriptional regulator C-terminal domain-containing protein: MSKRQNNREEVFVKILDAAEIEFGLKGYNGASLQHIAERAGLPKPNIIYYFQSKENLYKQVLDQTLMGWNDLFDKATIDDDPAHVLDSFIRVKLKQSFEKGGTSRLFAMEVIGGALHIGDYLKEELRPWFTSRVALLQAWMDAGKMRQCDPASVIYMIWATTQHYADFEAQVLALSGIESFSDDDLTRIGDTISGIILAGCGLSLPPRD; this comes from the coding sequence ATGAGCAAACGTCAAAATAACCGTGAAGAAGTTTTTGTTAAAATACTCGACGCTGCTGAGATCGAGTTTGGCTTAAAAGGCTATAATGGTGCTAGTTTGCAGCATATTGCCGAACGCGCAGGCTTGCCTAAGCCAAATATTATTTATTACTTCCAGTCTAAAGAAAACCTGTACAAGCAAGTGCTCGATCAAACCTTGATGGGGTGGAACGATTTATTTGATAAAGCCACGATAGATGATGATCCTGCTCATGTATTGGATAGTTTTATTCGCGTGAAACTCAAACAAAGCTTTGAAAAAGGCGGTACGTCGCGGCTTTTTGCGATGGAGGTAATTGGCGGTGCGCTGCACATTGGTGATTATTTAAAAGAAGAGCTAAGGCCTTGGTTTACGTCTCGAGTTGCCTTGCTGCAAGCCTGGATGGACGCGGGAAAAATGCGCCAGTGTGATCCTGCTAGTGTGATTTATATGATTTGGGCAACCACTCAACACTATGCCGATTTTGAAGCGCAGGTGTTGGCGTTAAGTGGCATAGAATCCTTTAGCGATGACGATTTAACACGCATTGGCGACACGATAAGCGGTATTATTCTAGCGGGTTGTGGCCTAAGTCTTCCTCCAAGAGACTAA
- a CDS encoding DUF2750 domain-containing protein, with protein MKELSMDERVQLLVAADSERLAYFVEQAKATQLVWSLSNEEGFVMVETDDGDCVMVWPDAEFASQWAVEDWDDCDAVSVSLDTFTNEWLPSLALDNISVAVFPNIEDEGKLSTAQELTALFA; from the coding sequence ATGAAAGAATTATCGATGGATGAACGCGTACAATTATTGGTCGCTGCTGATAGCGAGCGTTTAGCGTATTTTGTTGAGCAAGCCAAGGCGACGCAATTGGTGTGGAGCTTGAGCAACGAAGAAGGTTTTGTGATGGTCGAAACCGATGATGGCGACTGCGTTATGGTGTGGCCGGATGCGGAATTCGCTAGCCAGTGGGCGGTGGAGGATTGGGACGATTGCGACGCTGTATCTGTGTCTTTGGACACTTTTACAAATGAGTGGTTGCCAAGTTTGGCTCTGGATAATATTTCAGTGGCGGTTTTTCCGAATATTGAAGATGAAGGTAAATTGTCGACAGCACAAGAATTGACCGCATTGTTCGCTTAA
- a CDS encoding pseudouridine synthase encodes MRLDFYLSHVTELARKAAKIAASKGRVTVNGVVVKKANYTVQEGDQICLDDTLLAWPSEGYYLLHKPAGYVCATEDPDHPTVLDLLPSHLGQALKIVGRLDKDTTGLLLLTTDGQWLHRITSPRSACHKRYRMMLADPISDGDLQQLESGVMLNGEPHPTLPAVAERISDCDIYLTIQEGKYHQVKRMLAAVGNKVEELHRDQIGPLSLDADIAPGEFRALTEDEVLYF; translated from the coding sequence TTGAGACTTGATTTTTATTTATCCCACGTGACTGAATTGGCGCGTAAAGCGGCGAAAATTGCCGCATCGAAAGGCCGTGTTACGGTTAATGGTGTGGTGGTTAAAAAAGCCAATTACACCGTACAAGAAGGGGATCAGATTTGCCTTGATGACACGCTTTTAGCATGGCCATCTGAGGGATATTATTTACTGCATAAACCCGCCGGTTATGTGTGCGCGACCGAAGACCCAGATCACCCTACTGTGTTGGATCTTTTGCCTTCTCACTTAGGCCAGGCGCTGAAAATAGTCGGTCGTTTGGACAAAGACACCACAGGCTTATTGTTATTAACCACAGATGGGCAATGGCTGCATCGCATTACGTCGCCACGTAGTGCGTGCCATAAACGTTATCGCATGATGTTGGCGGATCCTATTAGCGATGGTGATTTGCAGCAATTGGAAAGCGGTGTGATGCTAAATGGCGAACCCCACCCCACGCTGCCGGCGGTTGCTGAGCGTATTAGTGATTGTGATATTTACTTGACGATTCAAGAAGGGAAATATCATCAAGTGAAACGTATGTTGGCCGCTGTCGGCAATAAAGTCGAAGAGCTTCACCGTGATCAGATCGGCCCACTTTCACTGGATGCCGATATCGCGCCGGGCGAGTTCCGTGCGTTAACCGAAGACGAAGTGCTTTACTTTTAA
- a CDS encoding GNAT family N-acetyltransferase — MELLKVDNLNPYLDDLVELLCDAVDSGAPIGFLPPMSESEAKAYWLSINDDLQAHARQVLLIREDNKVVGSVQIAMSPKANALHRCDVEKLMVHTHAREHGLGGKLMQGVERVAASMQRQLLILEVRSDDIAHDMYVNMGYIPFGEVPGYTRSASGMLHNSTFFYKEIETTHEVFS; from the coding sequence TTGGAATTACTCAAAGTAGACAACCTTAATCCCTATCTAGATGATCTTGTTGAGTTGTTATGTGACGCGGTTGATTCCGGTGCGCCGATTGGTTTTTTACCGCCAATGAGTGAGTCTGAAGCAAAAGCCTATTGGCTGTCGATTAATGACGATTTACAAGCCCATGCTCGACAAGTGTTATTGATTCGCGAAGACAATAAAGTGGTGGGTAGTGTGCAAATTGCCATGTCACCCAAAGCCAATGCACTGCATCGATGTGATGTGGAAAAACTGATGGTTCATACCCACGCGAGAGAACATGGCTTAGGGGGTAAGCTGATGCAAGGCGTAGAACGTGTGGCCGCATCTATGCAAAGACAACTGCTAATACTGGAAGTTAGAAGTGATGACATTGCTCACGATATGTATGTCAATATGGGCTATATTCCGTTTGGTGAAGTACCCGGTTATACGCGCAGTGCGAGCGGCATGTTGCATAATTCGACTTTCTTCTATAAAGAAATTGAAACCACTCACGAAGTATTTTCTTAA
- a CDS encoding YitT family protein produces the protein MSAITLPKVQKHTRLEDAQAMILGTLIIALGVNLYTHAGLLTGGSAGLAFLIQYSTSLTFGQAFFLINIPFYLLAVLHFGWEFTIKTFLAVFFLSVFADLTPLLVSFDQLNPIYASVAGGFLMGVGFLMLFRHNASLGGLNILARYLAEKYGISMGKFQMAVDCGIVLLSVFVVDFTLIVISILGAIALNMIIAVNHKPGRYMGNV, from the coding sequence ATGTCGGCAATTACACTACCTAAGGTACAAAAACACACGCGTCTTGAAGACGCTCAAGCGATGATTTTAGGCACTCTGATTATTGCGTTGGGGGTGAATCTCTACACTCACGCGGGGCTGTTAACCGGTGGGTCCGCAGGGCTTGCCTTTTTGATCCAATATTCAACGTCGCTGACGTTTGGTCAGGCATTTTTTTTGATTAATATTCCGTTCTATCTATTAGCTGTTCTTCATTTTGGTTGGGAATTCACCATAAAGACCTTTCTTGCCGTCTTCTTTCTTTCTGTATTCGCCGATTTGACTCCCTTGTTAGTGAGCTTTGATCAGTTAAACCCTATTTATGCCAGTGTGGCGGGCGGGTTTTTGATGGGGGTTGGCTTTTTGATGTTGTTTCGCCATAACGCCAGCTTAGGTGGGCTCAATATTCTGGCGCGTTACCTTGCTGAAAAATATGGTATTTCTATGGGGAAATTTCAGATGGCGGTGGATTGCGGTATCGTGTTGTTATCTGTTTTTGTGGTGGATTTTACGTTAATTGTAATCTCCATATTAGGTGCCATCGCATTGAATATGATTATTGCGGTGAATCATAAACCGGGTCGTTATATGGGTAACGTCTAA
- a CDS encoding S24/S26 family peptidase, with protein MFRLIKVAGDSMAPSLWDGDFVFTSRCYKKLKIGHLIVVDHALYGLMVKKILHIAPDGQLWLGGENNKSLQSERIGWVSPRRVVGKVIRKICAANRVYRKQDTL; from the coding sequence ATGTTTCGTTTGATTAAGGTAGCAGGCGACAGTATGGCGCCTAGCTTATGGGATGGTGATTTTGTTTTTACCAGTCGTTGCTATAAAAAATTAAAAATAGGACATCTGATCGTGGTAGATCACGCCTTATACGGCTTGATGGTCAAAAAAATATTGCATATTGCGCCGGATGGACAGCTTTGGTTAGGCGGGGAAAATAATAAGAGCTTGCAATCGGAGCGTATAGGCTGGGTATCGCCGCGTCGAGTGGTTGGTAAGGTCATTCGGAAAATCTGCGCGGCGAATAGGGTGTATAGAAAACAAGACACTTTATGA
- a CDS encoding tetratricopeptide repeat protein → MQNWERLTRQANRAYSNHDFSSAVELNRQALRQAEMSFDEDFCRDAESAVAAAAVSFLNIAESYTALGDFISANTQYENAVNFLQAVIVRADMNDEQRDLIMRTATHLRFEWELFSQSYGKRLLSQGRALMESLNSAIAGTSAMVRH, encoded by the coding sequence ATGCAAAACTGGGAGCGTTTAACAAGACAAGCCAATAGGGCTTATTCAAATCATGATTTCTCTAGTGCCGTTGAGCTAAACCGACAGGCATTAAGGCAGGCAGAGATGTCGTTTGATGAGGATTTTTGTCGCGATGCGGAGTCTGCGGTAGCGGCGGCGGCCGTCAGTTTTTTGAATATCGCCGAGTCTTATACGGCGCTAGGGGATTTTATCTCCGCAAATACACAATATGAAAATGCGGTTAATTTTTTGCAAGCCGTTATCGTGCGAGCGGATATGAATGATGAGCAACGCGATCTTATTATGAGAACAGCCACCCATCTTAGGTTTGAGTGGGAGTTGTTTTCACAAAGTTATGGTAAGCGATTGTTGTCTCAGGGCAGAGCGCTGATGGAATCACTGAATAGTGCGATTGCTGGCACAAGCGCTATGGTACGTCATTAA
- the cobO gene encoding cob(I)yrinic acid a,c-diamide adenosyltransferase, whose amino-acid sequence MTELPTEQNSKEQEAQQAEKNEARLLKKKAVVDERIAAATQERGVTILLTGNGKGKSSSAFGTMARALGHGQKSAVIQFIKGRKATGEQLFFGSHPLVDFHVMGHGFTWETRNPALEKEAAEQAWALAKTVLSDASVHFVLLDEITYMYKYGYLNEADLIAALAARPEHQNVMMTGRTAPRALLDSVDTHSKIANERHAFANGVKAQVGIEW is encoded by the coding sequence ATGACTGAACTGCCTACCGAACAAAACAGTAAAGAGCAAGAAGCACAACAAGCTGAAAAGAATGAAGCGCGCTTATTGAAGAAAAAAGCGGTGGTTGATGAGCGTATTGCCGCCGCGACGCAAGAGCGTGGTGTGACGATTTTGCTTACGGGGAATGGTAAGGGCAAAAGTTCTAGTGCATTTGGTACCATGGCGCGTGCTTTAGGCCACGGTCAAAAAAGTGCAGTGATTCAGTTTATTAAAGGTCGCAAAGCCACTGGCGAACAGTTGTTTTTTGGTTCGCATCCGTTGGTGGATTTTCACGTCATGGGGCACGGTTTTACATGGGAAACACGCAATCCAGCATTGGAAAAAGAAGCCGCCGAGCAAGCGTGGGCCTTGGCAAAGACGGTTTTGTCTGATGCCAGTGTGCATTTTGTCTTGTTGGATGAAATTACCTACATGTACAAATACGGTTACTTAAATGAAGCGGATTTGATTGCTGCGTTGGCTGCTCGTCCAGAGCACCAAAATGTGATGATGACAGGGCGGACGGCTCCAAGAGCCTTGTTAGACAGTGTTGATACACACAGTAAAATTGCCAATGAACGCCATGCTTTTGCCAATGGTGTGAAAGCGCAAGTGGGCATTGAGTGGTAG
- a CDS encoding trimeric intracellular cation channel family protein yields MLLYFLGMFGIAAFAITGVISSGKKDMDLFSVVFLGMVTSLGGGTIRDAVLSVETVYWVKDTSYLWVAFLSSALAFFSVRFIDDRQRVFHYADSFGLALFTVVATEKVLNLGFPPTIAITMGIITGVAGGIIRDVLSHRPPLVLGREFYATPAFLGALLLVLLEKNIPIHEFNSIYAVALIFILRVFAIHKDLYYPSWLLYKKK; encoded by the coding sequence ATGTTGCTATATTTTTTGGGTATGTTTGGGATTGCTGCGTTCGCCATTACTGGGGTTATTTCGTCCGGTAAAAAAGACATGGATCTGTTTAGCGTGGTGTTTCTTGGTATGGTGACGTCCTTGGGGGGCGGTACGATACGAGATGCCGTGCTATCGGTTGAAACCGTTTACTGGGTAAAAGACACCTCTTATTTGTGGGTGGCGTTTTTATCGTCTGCACTGGCGTTTTTTTCTGTGCGATTTATTGATGACAGGCAAAGGGTTTTTCATTATGCCGATTCCTTTGGCTTGGCTCTGTTTACGGTGGTGGCAACGGAGAAGGTGTTGAATCTAGGTTTTCCACCGACTATCGCCATTACCATGGGGATTATTACCGGTGTGGCTGGCGGTATCATTCGTGATGTTTTAAGTCATCGTCCGCCTTTGGTTTTGGGTCGAGAGTTCTATGCGACACCGGCGTTTTTAGGGGCTTTGTTGTTAGTACTACTTGAAAAAAACATACCGATCCATGAATTTAACTCGATTTACGCGGTGGCTTTAATCTTTATACTAAGAGTGTTTGCGATACATAAAGACTTGTATTACCCGAGTTGGTTGTTGTACAAAAAAAAGTAG
- a CDS encoding histidine phosphatase family protein: MKLYLIRHPRPEVKQGLCYGDMDVPLADGWEAGAQALKNALSLEFDAESNACFHSPLTRAAQLAEHLSDGHSQAVDALRELDFGDWEGLCWQDISKQEIDLWADDIVHSAPYNGESLHVVADRVWQWWLSVKDSPMENCVLVAHSGVIKVLVSMLCQWPLDQCHRIDVGFSSVTEFSIQGDFVVLKRLGAGDWVSA; encoded by the coding sequence GTGAAGTTGTATTTGATTCGACACCCAAGACCAGAGGTTAAACAAGGCTTGTGTTACGGCGATATGGATGTGCCGCTTGCTGACGGTTGGGAAGCGGGCGCGCAGGCGTTAAAAAACGCCTTGTCGCTGGAATTTGATGCCGAGTCGAATGCCTGTTTTCACAGTCCATTAACTCGAGCTGCGCAATTAGCGGAACATCTTAGTGATGGACATTCACAGGCTGTGGATGCTTTAAGAGAATTGGATTTTGGCGATTGGGAAGGGTTGTGTTGGCAAGACATTTCCAAGCAAGAAATCGATCTTTGGGCGGATGATATAGTGCACTCTGCACCTTATAATGGCGAGTCGTTGCACGTTGTGGCGGACCGTGTTTGGCAATGGTGGTTGTCGGTGAAAGATTCGCCGATGGAGAATTGTGTATTGGTGGCACATTCTGGTGTGATTAAGGTGCTTGTGAGTATGCTCTGCCAATGGCCTTTGGATCAGTGTCATCGTATTGATGTGGGGTTTAGCAGTGTGACGGAATTTTCCATCCAAGGGGATTTTGTCGTGTTGAAGCGTTTAGGTGCGGGTGATTGGGTTTCTGCTTAG
- a CDS encoding adenosylcobinamide-GDP ribazoletransferase produces MRNMIGPYWQGFKRSLVTYTRIPLKVDWSEDIKHTPAVCFLPWIGLVVGLLSAWPLWFDWSSSLQALLMLLTAVLITGGFHEDGLMDSCDGLVGGWDKEQRLTIMKDSRIGSYAALSIWFSLSLKWLLLSEWLQAIPDSFLGFIYTLSGWCVVHIVARFIPLVLMNTLDYVTMGQSKASSMIAKLDPSQWLVALLPCLLVGVLAFNVFDLMITFVFVAGLVLLMRLYLRKKIGGFNGDTLGASEQIGEVFVVLCLLVSYS; encoded by the coding sequence ATGAGAAATATGATTGGCCCTTATTGGCAAGGCTTTAAACGCAGCCTTGTTACCTATACTCGAATACCGCTTAAAGTGGACTGGAGTGAAGACATAAAGCACACCCCGGCGGTGTGCTTTTTACCATGGATTGGCTTGGTGGTTGGTCTCCTAAGTGCTTGGCCATTGTGGTTTGATTGGTCGTCTTCGCTGCAAGCTTTGCTTATGCTGTTAACAGCAGTTTTGATTACAGGTGGCTTTCATGAAGACGGTTTGATGGACAGTTGTGATGGTTTGGTTGGCGGCTGGGATAAAGAGCAACGCTTAACCATCATGAAAGATTCGCGCATTGGCAGTTATGCGGCGTTGTCTATTTGGTTTTCTTTGTCGCTCAAATGGTTGTTGTTAAGTGAATGGTTGCAGGCGATTCCTGATTCTTTTTTAGGGTTTATTTATACTTTAAGCGGTTGGTGTGTGGTGCATATTGTCGCCAGATTTATCCCCTTGGTGCTTATGAATACACTCGATTATGTGACGATGGGGCAAAGCAAGGCGTCGAGCATGATTGCTAAGTTAGACCCTAGCCAGTGGCTGGTGGCCTTGTTGCCTTGCTTGTTGGTTGGCGTGTTGGCGTTTAACGTGTTCGATTTGATGATTACCTTTGTTTTTGTCGCGGGTTTGGTACTGTTGATGCGTCTTTATTTGCGTAAAAAGATTGGCGGTTTTAATGGTGATACTTTGGGCGCGAGTGAGCAAATAGGGGAAGTGTTTGTTGTCTTGTGTTTGTTGGTGTCTTATTCGTGA